Part of the Spinacia oleracea cultivar Varoflay chromosome 5, BTI_SOV_V1, whole genome shotgun sequence genome, TACGCGAAGAGGAAATAGAATTCTAGAGAACAGCAGAGATGAAAGAACACAAGAATggcaaaattaaaaagaaaagtgGAACATTCAGAATATTTAACATTAGAAAACGCACCACTGTATGAGTTATGAACACACTTCGGCGACTACAGGCAGGGGACACTACCAATGGATGGCTATGCTCCTTCACTAAATAGGTTGAGATCCATTTCTCGGACTAATCTTCCTCTACCACAATCAACGCTCTAAATCCTTCTCTAGTAGCAGCTCTTAATCTTCTACTATCATTCAGTTCAGGTTTCACTCTCGGAAAACCCTCTTAATACACATGAGCCTAAGCCAAGCAACTGATACATCACGCATAGAATGATAAAATTCATCAACATGAATGATGAAGCACTCGCGAGTTGCATATGCATCATAAATTGACTATGCGGCTTCTTCAGATTCAAACTTGATCCGTCGCAGAATTATCTTAGACAGTTAGTTGCAGTTCTTTATCATCAGATCTCTCTTATCATTTCCCCATCATCATCCATTAAACCCTACTTGGTAGTTCATCTACTGCCAGTCTGCCAGTTTGATACATTATTACCATACAAGAAATCCCCAAATCAATATGCAAATacattttgaactttgactttgAAAACTATACTATTGTTTACAGATGAGGGGAACACATAAGAATTCCATAAGACGAAAGAAACAATCCAACAATGGACAAAGTATCCATGTCAGCTATCAACTTTAACAAGTGCTTAATTAATGGATAGTTCAAGGACCACGGGCGTCAAAAACAGGACGAATACCTAGATCAATCCCCATATTCTGCATATTTCTCAAACATGTTCTCTCTCAAGCTGGTTTTAAGAATTTACACAATTAGAATCGAAAGCCAATTTTCTTCTTCTAATTTGCTACATTTCCAGAGTGAAATCAGACACAGTTATGATTTAAATGGAGTAATTCCCTCAATCCAAACTTCTGACCATGTTTATAACATCTTTCTTGTCATGGGAAACTGATTTATGCACACCTTTGTGCGAGTAGAGCACAGAAAATTGTGCTCACATTGGGTGTGCCAAAATCACTATTTGGTTTTCATGGATAATTCAATTCATTCTAGGTGAAGCCAAAACCTAGGCATTTGGAAGATAGAACTCAACAGCCATATCAAGTAAACATCACAATAGCCCTTCAATACACTCAACAATGGGGGAGAGAAAGTGAATTAATCAACAAAAATGTGTCAAGAAGCACTAAGAAAGTGGCACATTTGGCAAAGAGGTATGTGGAAATATGATCAGAATATCACCAactagaagaaatattgtaataTTCCTTTGTCCACATACACCAAAATACCAAATAGTAGCTTCCTATTCCTATAGGAGATATATGTTGGAAGCAATACCCTGCTTATCTTGACTAAAACCTCTTAGTTCACTTCAGGTTTCTTTACATTTTGCATCAAGTAACCTATGCCAGTTTATTTTTTTGTCAAGTCCAAAAGAGTATAACAATTAAAGACTAGCCTCACCATTTCTTTTATGTAACATGCACTTACCAATTGTCATACGAAGTATAAACTATATCAAACATACCTGAGACTTAAGCTGCAAAAACAAGACCTGCCCCATTATAGTTTCGCAACTGTAGTGCACGACTCCATGCTTCAACCCTTCTCCTCCTTCTCCACTCATTTTATGAGCTCTTATGCATAAGTCAGACAAACTATTGATGAAGACtaaaatgacttttcaacaacAATTCAGCAGTTCACATTATTCTACAACAGAAACTTAAAAGGAAAAAACTGCATTTCCAATTATCATACATTAGCCTACCACAGATGATCAGTGAGTCGAAAAATGATAATACCATACCTTGTTACGAGAAAATTTCATCAGAGTAAAGTTATTCATGGgagaatttcataaaaataaaacataccAAGATTACCAACTAGACGAAGATTAAAGCCTCGAAACATACAAACAAGACTGAAATTAAACACATAGGATGGGATAATTTCACAAAATGAAACATTGTTGAACCAAACAGAATACTATTATTATTGAATGATATTAACTTCATAACTTGATTACATGCACACAAGACGGGAACATTCCATAAATTGATACATACAACAAGACTGAATGACTGAtgatataaaacatatattattGGAGAATTTGATAAAAATGAAACATACAAACAAGAGGAATCGAAGATTAAAGCCTTGAAGCAACAACAGCCTTCCTAGTTAACCCCAATTCTTGAGACAAATCAGGGAACATCCCTTTCCTAATCTCAGCATAAACCTCCCcattccatttctttttgatcaATTCCTCCGCCAATTTCAAGCCTCTTTCAAAAACACCACTTTCCAAAGCTTCATCCACAATACCCATTTTCACTCCTTCATCACCCCTTACTTTCTTCCCTCTCATCATAATCTCTCTCCTAGCTTTCCACCCAACCTTCTCCCTAAAAAGCACATTGAAATACTCCGGAAAAGTCATCCCAATATCAACCTCACTCATATACAACACCCCTCTATCCTTCCTCATCAACATATAATCATGCGAAAGCGCAAGCGCGAAACCCGCCGCCGCCGCATGGCCGTTAATTGCCGCGATCGTCGGCATCGGAAGAGAAATAAAATCGGCAATCAAAGGCTTGAAGGAGTCGACCATAAGATGAAGGTTGTTGAGGAATTTCCCGGAGGATTGGGCCCACCGTAAGTCGAATCCATTAGAGAAGAATTTACCGGTAGTGGTGGTGATGAGGGCGAAAGAGGTGTTAGGTGAGGCGGTGGCTTGGGATTTAATGTCGGAGATGGCGGAGCGGATGGATGCGATTAGTGTCGGGTTAAGGCGGTGCTCGTCGTTTACGTCATCGTTGTTGGTGGTTAGGGTTAGGATGAAGATGTTGCCGCGTTTTTCTACACTGCACATTGCGTTCACTCGTATTTTTCTGGTTGATGAATAAAAGTATGAAACTCCGTTAAAAACTGTTTATCGCAGCTAAAGCAAGAAGACGGCGGATTTTAGCCGTTTGATGGGATGGATTAGATGAGAAATTTGTGTCACTAAACAAGATTAGGAAATAGACATAAACTTGTTTAGTAATGCAATGACTTTTTGAAGATTTGCAAGATCAAATGTTACGATGACGGTTCAAATGGCTTGACTTACAAGTTTTTATGTGGCGATCGTTGACTAAACTATCGCTTCTTTGGTGACGACGGACGAGATAAGAGAACGTTTTATTCAGAATAAAAAACGGTATTATTTGGTGCTTAATGAACTGAGGAAGGTAATAGAGGATAAATGAGAAAGAGAACATTTAATATGGGGAAATAATTTTGGCATATCAATTAGCATTTAGTTGACATTGACATACATCAGCATCATGTAAGTAGAACATAATTTTCTATGCTCTCACAAGGGGTGTGCCAAAATCAACTAATTGGTGTGgcaaaattaatttcatttaatatgTGGTGTTGTTTGGGTGCTATTTAGCCATTGTATCGTTCTTCCTTCTTTAACGATTGTTCAACAATTTCTTCCTCACTATTACAGGGTCATGTCACCAACCCCCCACCCCTCCCATCCCTCCCCATTGACATGTCGTTGTTGTCAATCCTCCATTGACATCGCCACCCCACCGCCTCCCTTCTTCGTGCCTCCGCCAACCTCCCTCCCTTCCCTTATTGCCTCACCACCTTAATAATAGGTAATGTTTGatgtttaaagattaaattagACCATGGAAACTTCAAAATTTGAGTTTACATAGTCGAATTCGTCTATTAAAAGCTAATGATGGTTGGTGGTTTGGCGTAGGTTTCGGGTGGACTAGTGGATGTAAATGTGTTTGGGGCAGTGGCTCGTGAGTAATTTTTTTGGTGGTGTGCGAGTTGTTTTGTTACTTTTAGGCGTGTTTGCTGCAAGTAGGTGTTGCATTGTTTCCGCTTAAGAGAACCACCACACGCTTTGTCGCCGCTCATGACAATCGTCATAATCACCTTGAGAAATATGAttgtgtttggttgttagaggATTTAGCCAATTTAGAGGTTTTAGCAGTTCAATCCTCTAAATTAGGTGTTTGGAAGTAAACGGGT contains:
- the LOC110782094 gene encoding enoyl-CoA delta isomerase 2, peroxisomal, whose product is MCSVEKRGNIFILTLTTNNDDVNDEHRLNPTLIASIRSAISDIKSQATASPNTSFALITTTTGKFFSNGFDLRWAQSSGKFLNNLHLMVDSFKPLIADFISLPMPTIAAINGHAAAAGFALALSHDYMLMRKDRGVLYMSEVDIGMTFPEYFNVLFREKVGWKARREIMMRGKKVRGDEGVKMGIVDEALESGVFERGLKLAEELIKKKWNGEVYAEIRKGMFPDLSQELGLTRKAVVASRL